A single region of the Brachypodium distachyon strain Bd21 chromosome 3, Brachypodium_distachyon_v3.0, whole genome shotgun sequence genome encodes:
- the LOC100824297 gene encoding uncharacterized protein LOC100824297 isoform X1 translates to MQRGRGGRGGFFGFGDPFPGLGGFVPPGDLMSSFFGGTNPFDDPFFTNPASAMIRPSLFQQSMFRPSMFGPHIDLNGGVINSGGFQQLGPEPSRPKGPIIKELSSDNEDNAEVNKEDEKTKANPMKHPRIGKEPYVQDPEEEFQDNKRHKCEQFGREYVKAGTSYPQSQTFMFQSSTVTYGGANGACYTASTTRRSGGDGVTIEENKEADTTTGKATHRIARGIGSKGHAVTRKLNSDGKVNTMETLQNLHEDELSGFEESWQRNAGQYLPGWDPRYNMLSSAGTLRPGIREENGMFALPATSERFALPAPDQPRGPSSSRMKRRLLNDSSQGRPRS, encoded by the exons ATGCAAAGGGGAAGAGGCGGGAGGGGTGGTTTCTTTGGTTTCGGAGACCCCTTTCCTGGTTTGGGCGGTTTTGTGCCACCTGGTGACCTTATGTCCAGTTTCTTTGGTGGGACAAATCCGTTTGATGATCCTTTCTTTACGAATCCTGCCAGTGCTATGATCAGACCTAGCCTGTTTCAGCAAAGCATGTTTAGGCCAAGCATGTTTGGGCCCCACATAGATCTCAATGGAGGAGTGATCAATTCTGGAGGCTTCCAACAGCTAGGTCCTGAACCAAGCCGGCCAAAAGGGCCAATAATCAAGGAGCTGTCTTCAGACAATGAGGATAATGCGGAGGTGAACAAAGAAGATGAGAAGACGAAAGCCAACCCTATGAAGCATCCAAGGATAGGCAAAGAGCCATATGTGCAGGACCCTGAGGAAGAATTTCAAG ATAATAAAAGACATAAGTGTGAGCAATTTGGGAGGGAGTATGTCAAAGCTGGCACATCATACCCCCAATCGCAGACCTTCATGTTTCAGAGCTCAACAGTTACGTATGGTGGTGCAAATGGGGCCTGTTATACCGCTTCCACCACTAGGAGGAGTGGTGGAGATGGA GTTACAAttgaagaaaataaagaagcaGACACAACTACTGGTAAAGCCACTCACAGAATTGCACGCGGAATTGGTAGTAAG GGTCATGCAGTAACAAGAAAACTTAACAGCGATGGAAAAGTTAACACCATGGAAACTTTGCAAAATTTGCATGAAG ATGAGCTTTCTGGGTTCGAGGAATCATGGCAAAGAAATGCAGGGCAGTATTTGCCTGGTTGGGATCCCAGATACAACATGCTTAGCAGTG CAGGAACTCTACGCCCTGGCATCCGAGAGGAGAATGGAATGTTTGCGCTTCCAGCAACCAGTGAGAGGTTTGCGCTTCCAGCACCCGATCAACCCCGTGGCCCCAGTTCCTCAAGGATGAAGAGGCGCCTGCTGAACGATTCTTCCCAGGGCCGTCCCCGCTCATGA
- the LOC100824297 gene encoding uncharacterized protein LOC100824297 isoform X2, producing the protein MQRGRGGRGGFFGFGDPFPGLGGFVPPGDLMSSFFGGTNPFDDPFFTNPASAMIRPSLFQQSMFRPSMFGPHIDLNGGVINSGGFQQLGPEPSRPKGPIIKELSSDNEDNAEVNKEDEKTKANPMKHPRIGKEPYVQDPEEEFQDNKRHKCEQFGREYVKAGTSYPQSQTFMFQSSTVTYGGANGACYTASTTRRSGGDGVTIEENKEADTTTGKATHRIARGIGSKGHAVTRKLNSDGKVNTMETLQNLHEDELSGFEESWQRNAGQYLPGWDPRYNMLSSGTLRPGIREENGMFALPATSERFALPAPDQPRGPSSSRMKRRLLNDSSQGRPRS; encoded by the exons ATGCAAAGGGGAAGAGGCGGGAGGGGTGGTTTCTTTGGTTTCGGAGACCCCTTTCCTGGTTTGGGCGGTTTTGTGCCACCTGGTGACCTTATGTCCAGTTTCTTTGGTGGGACAAATCCGTTTGATGATCCTTTCTTTACGAATCCTGCCAGTGCTATGATCAGACCTAGCCTGTTTCAGCAAAGCATGTTTAGGCCAAGCATGTTTGGGCCCCACATAGATCTCAATGGAGGAGTGATCAATTCTGGAGGCTTCCAACAGCTAGGTCCTGAACCAAGCCGGCCAAAAGGGCCAATAATCAAGGAGCTGTCTTCAGACAATGAGGATAATGCGGAGGTGAACAAAGAAGATGAGAAGACGAAAGCCAACCCTATGAAGCATCCAAGGATAGGCAAAGAGCCATATGTGCAGGACCCTGAGGAAGAATTTCAAG ATAATAAAAGACATAAGTGTGAGCAATTTGGGAGGGAGTATGTCAAAGCTGGCACATCATACCCCCAATCGCAGACCTTCATGTTTCAGAGCTCAACAGTTACGTATGGTGGTGCAAATGGGGCCTGTTATACCGCTTCCACCACTAGGAGGAGTGGTGGAGATGGA GTTACAAttgaagaaaataaagaagcaGACACAACTACTGGTAAAGCCACTCACAGAATTGCACGCGGAATTGGTAGTAAG GGTCATGCAGTAACAAGAAAACTTAACAGCGATGGAAAAGTTAACACCATGGAAACTTTGCAAAATTTGCATGAAG ATGAGCTTTCTGGGTTCGAGGAATCATGGCAAAGAAATGCAGGGCAGTATTTGCCTGGTTGGGATCCCAGATACAACATGCTTAGCAGTG GAACTCTACGCCCTGGCATCCGAGAGGAGAATGGAATGTTTGCGCTTCCAGCAACCAGTGAGAGGTTTGCGCTTCCAGCACCCGATCAACCCCGTGGCCCCAGTTCCTCAAGGATGAAGAGGCGCCTGCTGAACGATTCTTCCCAGGGCCGTCCCCGCTCATGA
- the LOC100824915 gene encoding AT-hook motif nuclear-localized protein 1 translates to MEADKSGEVSATATAAGPSPSPVVVSSEATVSFQPQSSPAAAAAVERGFSGGGVLVPPPGMAMGGGGLAAAKVGGKKRGRPRKYGPDGSLIRPLNATPISASAPMLAAAVSPGQYTPASAVGAAMKRGRGSRPLDFSSSTAAMAKPYHHYQQPPPPQQTQQQFGFHFDSIGDMVACSAGGNFTPHIITVAPGEDVTMKVISFSQQGPRAICILSANGVISNVTLRQPDSSGGTLTYEGRFELLSLSGSFMPTESNGARSRSGGMSVSLASPDGRVVGGGVAGLLVAASPVQIVVGTFLPSYQMEQKPKKARVDAAAAAPVLIHTPPAVPLSSAETHSGEQQGQQHSSAAPRTTNVVTSAYSADQSWPPAVVQPAPVVDSSRTSSGDLKLTASGA, encoded by the exons ATGGAGGCCGACAAGTCGGGGGAAGTGAGCgccacggcgacggcggcggggccgtCGCCGTCACCGGTGGTGGTGTCCTCGGAGGCTACGGTGAGCTTCCAGCCGCAgtcgtcaccggcggcggcggcggcggtggagagaggtttctcgggcggcggcgtgctggtgccgccgccgggcatggcgatgggaggaggaggtctggcggcggcgaaggttggggggaagaagagggggaggcCGCGGAAGTACGGGCCGGACGGGAGCCTGATCCGGCCGCTCAACGCCACGCCGATCTCcgcatcggcgccgatgctggccgccgccgtctcgccCGGGCAGTACACGCCGGCGtcggccgtcggcgccgccatGAAGCGCGGCCGGGGCAGCCGCCCCCTCgacttctcctcctccaccgctgcCATGGCCAAGCCCTACCACCACTACcagcaaccgccgccgccgcagcagacCCAGCAGCAGTTCGGCTTCCACTTCGACTCCATCG GTGACATGGTGGCGTGTTCTGCTGGTGGTAATTTTACTCCTCATATCATCACTGTTGCTCCTGGTGAG GATGTGACGATGAAGGTTATATCATTTTCTCAACAAGGGCCGCGAGCTATTTGTATTCTCTCTGCTAACGGTGTGATATCAAACGTTACACTCCGCCAACCGGATTCATCTGGTGGCACATTAACTTACGAG GGACGCTTCGAGTTGCTGTCCTTGTCTGGCTCCTTTATGCCAACTGAAAGCAATGGAGCACGGAGTCGATCAGGCGGGATGAGCGTTTCTCTTGCCAGTCCAGATGGCCGTGTTGTCggtggtggtgttgctggCCTTCTGGTGGCAGCAAGTCCTGTTCAG ATCGTTGTTGGAACCTTCCTGCCGAGCTACCAGATGGAGCAGAAGCCCAAGAAGGCGAGGGTggacgcagcagcagcagcaccggtCCTTATCCACACACCTCCCGCCGTTCCACTCTCCAGTGCAGAGACACACAGCGGCGAGCAACAAGGGCAGCAGCACAGCTCCGCCGCCCCGAGAACGACGAATGTTGTAACCTCGGCATACAGCGCAGACCAAAGCTGGCCACCCGCCGTAGTCCAGCCGGCGCCTGTTGTTGACTCATCCAGGACCTCGTCGGGCGATCTGAAGCTCACTGCCTCGGGTGCCTGA
- the LOC100825212 gene encoding ACT domain-containing protein ACR8 yields the protein MEWLNEYEKLVIRMDTPKVVIDNAACPTATLVQVDSARNRGVLLEAVQVLADLDLSINKAYISSDGRWFMDVFHVTDRRGRKLTDHSVISYIQQSLAAWNGPVGIDPSASAAGMEGLTVLELTGADRTGLISEVFAVLADMGCGVVDARAWSHRGRLACLVYLRDADVAAAGAARIEARLTPLLRGAAAAEPFSDSSVVAAVPACSVSHPDRRLHQLMHAAAAREHDDRRASPSEADTPSVSVESWAERGYSVVTVQCGDRPKLLYDVVCTLTDMDYVVFHGTVDTSASGGARQEFYIRSADGSPISSDAEMRRVSLCLQDAIERRSFEGVRLELCTPDRPGLLSDVTRTFRENGLLVAQAEVSTKGDMASNVFYVTGTTAGQAVHRSAIDAVREKVGVDSLVVEERPPQLHQKETRPADRSDGGLGLFYLGNLFKRNLYSLGLIKSFS from the exons ATGGAGTGGCTGAACGAGTACGAGAAGCTGGTGATCCGGATGGACACCCCCAAGGTCGTCATCGACAATGCCGCCTGCCCCACCGCCACCCTCGTCCAG GTGGACAGCGCGAGGAACAGAGGGGTGCTGCTGGAGGCGGTGCAGGTGCTGGCGGACCTGGACCTGAGCATCAACAAGGCCTACATCTCCTCCGACGGGCGGTGGTTCATGGACGTCTTCCACGTCACCGACCGCCGGGGACGCAAGCTCACCGACCACTCCGTCATCTCCTACATCCAGCAGTCGTTGGCCGCCTGGAACGGGCCGGTGGGGATAGATCCctcggcttcggcggcggGCATGGAGGGGCTCACCGTGCTGGAGCTCACCGGCGCTGACCGCACCGGGCTCATCTCCGAGGTCTTCGCTGTGCTGGCTGACATGGGCTGCGGCGTGGTGGATGCCCGCGCCTGGTCGCACCGCGGCCGCCTCGCCTGCCTCGTCTACCTCCGCGAcgccgacgtcgccgccgcgggtgCCGCCCGCATCGAGGCCCGCCTCACCCCGCTCCTccgcggcgccgctgctgccgagCCCTTCTCCGACTCCAGCGTCGTGGCCGCCGTGCCGGCATGCTCTGTTTCCCACCCCGACCGCCGACTCCACCAGCTGATgcacgcggccgccgcccgggaACACGACGACCGGCGCGCGTCCCCCTCCGAAGCCGACACCCCGTCGGTGTCCGTCGAGAGCTGGGCGGAGCGCGGCTACTCGGTGGTCACCGTGCAGTGCGGCGACCGGCCCAAGCTGCTCTACGACGTGGTGTGCACGCTCACGGACATGGACTACGTCGTCTTCCACGGCACCGTCGacacctccgcctccggcggcgcgcggcaggaGTTCTACATCCGCAGCGCCGACGGCAGCCCCATCAGCTCCGACGCCGAGATGCGGCGGGTCAGCCTCTGCCTCCAGGACGCCATCGAGCGGAGGTCCTTCGAGGGGGTGAGGCTGGAGCTCTGCACGCCGGACAGGCCGGGGCTGCTCTCGGACGTCACGCGGACGTTCCGGGAGAACGGGCTGCTGGTGGCGCAGGCGGAGGTGTCCACCAAGGGCGACATGGCCAGCAATGTCTTCTACGTgaccggcaccaccgccggccaggCCGTCCACCGCAGCGCCATTGACGCCGTCAGGGAGAAGGTCGGCGTCGACAGcctcgtcgtcgaggagcgcCCGCCGCAGCTCCACCAGAAGGAGACCCGGCCGGCCGACCGGAGCGACGGCGGACTTGGGCTGTTCTACCTCGGCAACCTCTTCAAGAGGAACCTGTACAGCCTGGGCCTGATCAAGTCTTTCTCATGA